From one Triticum urartu cultivar G1812 chromosome 3, Tu2.1, whole genome shotgun sequence genomic stretch:
- the LOC125549137 gene encoding FHA domain-containing protein FHA2-like encodes MPHAEGACAMPAGDGEVEAGFAKLQGEDFEYYMQAYSIMLGRNSKKSTVDVDLSSLGGGMNISRHHARIFYDFQRRRFALDVIGKNGCHVEGVLHLPGNSPLKLDSQDLLQIGDKRFYFLLPTRSIFASLAAAQQAPVLPSQIPPPSYVQPGHPRVSDFHDRFPEGDYGWDSDDVGNGVGASGMKGKLKITKKSPGDLDVYGGHRINVEPIGIVGEDNRPEIRLRGDGDVDNQHIVQLEEKEVVSSVATVLSDLCGPGQYMPMRKLHTELVDRFGNVWHHTRVRKYLTWEDWSPIIAKGRPWFGLLELLRKHPDHFVINTKWKGRAILEFVSLVSLLS; translated from the exons ATGCCTCATGCCGAGGGTGCTTGTGCAATGCCCGCCGGTGATGGTGAAGTGGAGGCAGGGTTCGCCAAGCTGCAGGGTGAGGATTTTGAGTACTACATGCAGGCCTACTCTATCATGCTGGGCCGCAACAGCAAGAAATCGACGGTGGATGTCGATCTCTCCAGCCTTGGTGGGGGGATGAACATTTCGCGCCACCACGCGCGGATATTCTATGACTTCCAGCGCCGCCGTTTCGCGCTCGATGTCATCGGCAAGAATGGCTGCCATGTTGAGGGCGTCCTGCATCTCCCTGGGAATTCTCCTCTTAAGCTTGACTCGCAGGACCTCCTTCAGATTGGGGACAAGCGGTTTTACTTCCTCCTGCCCACGAGGTCTATCTTTGCGTCGCTTGCCGCTGCTCAACAAGCCCCTGTTCTTCCCTCACAGATCCCGCCGCCATCGTATGTGCAGCCAGGGCACCCTCGTGTATCCGATTTCCATGACCGCTTCCCTGAAGGTGATTATGGCTGGGACAGTGATGACGTTGGGAATGGTGTCGGTGCAAGTGGAATGAAGGGCAAGCTGAAGATAACCAAGAAGTCTCCCGGAGATTTGGACGTCTACGGTGGGCACAGAATCAATGTTGAACCAATAGGAATAGTCGGCGAAG ACAACAGACCAGAAATAAGGCTGAGGGGTGACGGGGATGTGGACAACCAGCACATCGTTCAATTGGAAGAGAAGGAAGTCGTGTCATCTGTTGCGACTGTGTTATCTGACCTATGTGGTCCTGGACAATATATGCCTATGAGAAAACTCCACACAGAG CTTGTGGACCGGTTTGGCAACGTGTGGCACCACACCAGGGTGCGGAAGTACCTGACCTGGGAGGACTGGTCGCCgattatagccaaggggaggccgTGGTTCGGGCTGCTGGAGCTGCTCAGGAAGCACCCAGATCACTTCGTCATCAACACGAAATGGAAGGGCAGGGCGATCTTGGAGTTTGTCTCGCTGGTTTCCTTGCTCTCCTAG